The following are encoded in a window of Methanofastidiosum sp. genomic DNA:
- a CDS encoding universal stress protein, which yields MTELIRRILVPVDGSKASEKAVEYAAWVAGKTGACVMLLHVVDVDKLKLSYEAMDRFLPEWEDKIKGTDDIKRYSPFFEEQLSCMMDDPLCKRGSNILKEMSKYAEKQGVKVKTDMKLGKVVDTIIQTAEDEKCCNHIIIGKTGLTGIKRLTMGHVAEDVAKYASVRVTVVP from the coding sequence ATGACTGAATTGATAAGAAGAATATTGGTCCCAGTAGATGGATCTAAAGCTTCAGAAAAAGCTGTAGAGTATGCAGCATGGGTAGCAGGCAAAACTGGAGCATGTGTAATGCTGCTCCATGTAGTAGATGTAGATAAATTAAAGCTATCCTATGAAGCTATGGACAGATTTCTTCCTGAATGGGAAGATAAAATAAAAGGAACAGACGACATAAAGAGGTACTCCCCATTCTTTGAAGAGCAGCTGAGTTGCATGATGGACGACCCACTATGCAAAAGAGGCAGCAATATTCTAAAAGAGATGTCAAAGTATGCAGAAAAACAAGGCGTGAAAGTCAAGACAGACATGAAACTTGGAAAGGTTGTCGACACCATAATACAAACAGCCGAAGATGAAAAATGTTGCAATCATATAATCATTGGGAAAACAGGATTAACTGGAATTAAGAGACTTACAATGGGCCACGTTGCAGAAGATGTGGCCAAATACGCAAGCGTCAGAGTAACTGTTGTTCCTTAA
- a CDS encoding type II toxin-antitoxin system VapC family toxin yields the protein MFQRLVNFTSGEIFIDSNIFIYSNSHSHPLKEKTKNFLFKLMKMEINGIINGIVLDEIYHKILIMEISEKYNIAPLDVPSYIKNKSEVLQEVNTPRKTIEDIMAFNNLKIANIAPETLQIALSFSSKLLFSDAIHAATCKEYKITNIATNDKDFENLDLFKIWKP from the coding sequence ATGTTTCAGAGATTAGTAAATTTTACTTCTGGAGAAATTTTCATTGATTCAAATATTTTTATTTATTCAAACTCCCACTCCCATCCGCTAAAGGAAAAAACTAAGAATTTTCTTTTTAAACTTATGAAAATGGAGATAAATGGAATAATTAACGGGATAGTATTGGATGAAATCTATCATAAGATACTCATAATGGAAATATCGGAGAAGTATAATATTGCCCCGCTAGATGTTCCAAGTTACATAAAAAACAAGTCTGAAGTCTTACAAGAAGTGAATACACCGAGAAAAACAATTGAAGACATAATGGCTTTTAATAATTTGAAAATAGCAAATATCGCTCCTGAAACATTACAAATTGCATTGTCTTTTTCTTCTAAACTATTATTTTCAGATGCAATACATGCAGCTACATGCAAGGAATACAAAATTACAAATATAGCAACTAACGATAAAGATTTTGAAAATTTAGATTTATTTAAAATATGGAAACCATAA
- a CDS encoding DUF104 domain-containing protein, translating to MSIIVHAKVEKGVLKPLEDISKLGIEDGEVILEIKTPKYKTKNKELFRQSINASNKIIDEVVDLDIDLLVD from the coding sequence ATGTCAATTATTGTTCATGCAAAAGTAGAAAAAGGAGTACTAAAACCACTTGAGGATATCTCTAAACTAGGGATTGAAGATGGGGAAGTTATTTTAGAGATTAAAACCCCCAAGTATAAGACAAAAAATAAGGAACTCTTTAGGCAATCTATAAATGCATCTAATAAAATAATTGATGAAGTAGTAGATCTAGACATAGATCTTTTGGTGGATTAA
- a CDS encoding helix-turn-helix transcriptional regulator: MKTKIKEFRKEQKITQEELAAIVDVTRQTINSLEQGRYNPSLELAYKITKALNKDKIEDVFIME, from the coding sequence ATGAAAACAAAGATCAAGGAATTCCGAAAAGAGCAAAAGATTACCCAAGAAGAGCTTGCGGCGATTGTAGATGTAACAAGGCAAACCATTAACTCTCTGGAGCAGGGGAGGTATAATCCATCGCTAGAGCTTGCCTATAAGATTACCAAAGCACTTAACAAAGATAAAATAGAAGATGTATTCATAATGGAATAA
- a CDS encoding type II toxin-antitoxin system HicA family toxin translates to MSEKLIPLNPEKIIKILEKFGFRQIRQKGSHLILGNAKGKIVIVPIHDKEIGKGLLRKILKEAEIEKEDFLEFL, encoded by the coding sequence ATGTCTGAAAAACTAATACCTTTAAATCCTGAAAAAATTATTAAAATTTTAGAAAAGTTTGGATTCAGACAAATAAGACAAAAAGGGAGTCATTTAATATTAGGTAATGCCAAAGGAAAAATTGTAATCGTTCCTATTCATGACAAAGAGATTGGAAAAGGCCTTCTAAGAAAAATTTTAAAGGAAGCAGAAATAGAAAAAGAAGATTTTTTAGAGTTTTTATAA
- a CDS encoding type II toxin-antitoxin system HicB family antitoxin, whose translation MGKTYDVVIEMDEDGYYVGSVPLLPGCHTQARSIDELLIRIKEAIELYLEVKEEQKEDIKFLGIQRVEVNV comes from the coding sequence ATGGGAAAAACTTATGATGTAGTAATAGAGATGGACGAAGATGGGTATTATGTTGGAAGTGTACCACTACTCCCTGGATGCCATACTCAAGCCAGATCAATAGACGAGCTTTTGATTAGGATTAAAGAAGCTATAGAACTTTACTTAGAAGTCAAGGAAGAACAAAAAGAGGATATTAAATTTTTGGGCATTCAGAGAGTCGAAGTAAATGTCTGA
- a CDS encoding DUF488 domain-containing protein codes for MDIKILEEKGEIGGSKILFGGKVARDLLVIYTIGHSNRKISDFIFILKKFNIELLIDIRTYPTSKYVPDYNKENLFRFLKGNDIEYLYRGDILGGLHPEGFDNYRRTQKYIDALHQLLREILMSNKTVALMCSERDYNNCHRRFISEDLEKIILENSYDIIIEHIVDERGIDKTLDQFME; via the coding sequence GTGGATATTAAAATACTTGAAGAGAAGGGTGAAATCGGAGGATCAAAGATACTATTTGGAGGAAAAGTAGCTAGAGACCTATTAGTTATCTATACTATAGGCCATAGTAATAGAAAGATCTCTGATTTTATTTTCATCTTGAAAAAATTCAATATTGAGCTCTTGATAGATATAAGGACCTATCCAACGAGCAAATATGTCCCTGACTACAACAAAGAAAATCTCTTCAGATTTCTAAAAGGAAACGATATAGAATATCTCTACAGGGGCGATATACTTGGTGGTCTTCATCCTGAAGGCTTTGATAACTATCGCAGAACTCAAAAGTACATCGATGCACTGCATCAGCTTCTGAGAGAAATATTGATGTCAAACAAGACCGTTGCGCTAATGTGCAGCGAGAGAGACTATAATAACTGTCACAGGAGATTTATCTCTGAAGACCTAGAAAAAATAATCTTGGAAAATAGCTATGATATAATAATAGAGCACATAGTCGATGAGAGGGGTATAGATAAAACACTAGACCAGTTTATGGAGTAA
- a CDS encoding tetratricopeptide repeat protein, translating to MKTLNKVLIIFAVFGVLISAGCLGSTQTGTTKTAESYYTAGELLFNQARYKEAIIMFDSALEINPNFKEAWAYKGVCHDQLGEYPDAIKSYDKAITLDPNDPLPWYNKGVILGGQGHYLDAITCFDKVISIDPKDAGAWYNKGVALQLLGRPSEAQVCFNEAKRLDPSLT from the coding sequence ATGAAAACTCTTAATAAGGTTCTGATTATATTTGCAGTTTTCGGGGTATTGATTAGTGCAGGGTGTCTTGGGTCAACTCAAACTGGGACAACAAAAACTGCAGAGTCATATTACACTGCAGGCGAGCTACTTTTCAATCAGGCGAGATATAAAGAGGCAATAATAATGTTTGATTCTGCTTTGGAGATTAATCCAAATTTTAAAGAAGCTTGGGCCTACAAAGGCGTGTGCCATGACCAACTTGGCGAATACCCTGATGCCATTAAATCCTATGACAAGGCGATTACATTGGATCCAAATGACCCTCTTCCCTGGTACAATAAAGGTGTGATACTTGGAGGCCAGGGCCACTACCTTGATGCAATCACCTGTTTTGACAAAGTTATCTCCATAGATCCAAAGGATGCAGGGGCATGGTATAACAAAGGTGTTGCACTTCAACTTCTTGGTAGACCTTCTGAAGCTCAGGTGTGCTTCAATGAAGCCAAAAGACTAGATCCTTCTCTAACATAA